A section of the Rhipicephalus sanguineus isolate Rsan-2018 chromosome 11, BIME_Rsan_1.4, whole genome shotgun sequence genome encodes:
- the LOC119375259 gene encoding sulfotransferase ssu-1-like — protein sequence MEWKTRFYEQYHEVDGFYLSKAFPVESVRSALRYKAQLGDLFIVSYPKCGTTWMQHIVYNIINDHPPPKNLLLGCMEMPFLEMQGAESVEDMKKPGPIKTHMPFRLQPYSKDARYIYVTRNPYDCCVSYFYHTRDMPDYKFQDGTFDQFFEMFLEGRVDFGDYFDHLLSWYEHRGDSNVLFVTYEQLKKDVRTSVLKIADFIGQKYGQKLRNDNSRLEKVLKNISVESMKKCVNESLKTSLNELEARLDGKVPKWLGLLKESAGPETCEKPMSGDFVRKGIVGDWRNHFSEDQVKRLQSRIEEKTRGSDLLNLWNDTDIPH from the coding sequence ATGGAGTGGAAGACGCGATTCTACGAGCAGTACCATGAAGTAGACGGCTTCTACCTCAGCAAGGCCTTTCCGGTGGAAAGCGTCCGTTCAGCACTCCGCTACAAGGCGCAACTGGGGGACCTATTCATCGTTAGCTACCCAAAGTGTGGCACAACATGGATGCAACACATTGTCTACAACATCATAAACGATCACCCGCCTCCTAAAAACTTACTGCTCGGCTGTATGGAGATGCCTTTTCTCGAAATGCAAGGAGCCGAATCTGTCGAAGACATGAAGAAACCAGGTCCCATCAAGACACACATGCCCTTTCGGTTACAACCTTACTCGAAGGACGCCAGGTACATTTACGTAACGAGAAACCCGTACGACTGCTGCGTCTCGTACTTCTACCACACCAGAGACATGCCCGATTACAAGTTTCAAGACGGCACGTTTGATCAGTTCTTCGAAATGTTTCTGGAAGGCAGGGTCGACTTCGGTGATTACTTCGACCACTTGCTATCCTGGTATGAGCACCGAGGCGATTCGAACGTTTTGTTTGTGACCTACGAGCAGCTGAAGAAGGATGTCAGGACCTCGGTTTTGAAGATTGCCGACTTCATCGGACAAAAGTACGGCCAGAAGCTGCGGAATGACAACAGCCGGTTAGAGAAGGTGCTGAAGAACAttagcgtcgaaagtatgaaaaAATGCGTGAACGAATCCTTGAAAACTTCGCTCAACGAACTGGAGGCTCGCCTGGATGGAAAGGTGCCCAAGTGGCTCGGGCTTTTGAAAGAATCAGCAGGACCTGAAACCTGTGAAAAGCCCATGTCTGGCGATTTTGTTCGGAAGGGCATCGTCGGAGATTGGAGGAACCACTTTTCGGAAGATCAGGTCAAGAGACTACAAAGCAGGATCGAGGAGAAGACGCGTGGGAGTGATTTATTGAATTTGTGGAATGACACGGACATTCCTCATTAA